The following proteins are co-located in the Brevibacillus laterosporus DSM 25 genome:
- the lspA gene encoding signal peptidase II: MYIYYIIALAVIALDQWTKHLVVKYMEYGESIPLIENVFHLTSHRNMGAAFGMLQNRRVFFIIITTLVVIGIIYTLYKQGKSNPRMSIALSLVLGGAIGNFIDRVSTGQVVDFLHAVIINFPIFNVADMAITFGVAVMLIDIFMESRKPSHSSSK; encoded by the coding sequence ATGTATATATACTACATAATTGCGCTCGCGGTTATTGCCTTGGATCAATGGACCAAGCATCTCGTGGTGAAGTACATGGAATATGGAGAATCAATTCCGTTGATTGAAAATGTGTTCCACCTAACTTCACACCGTAATATGGGTGCTGCGTTTGGCATGCTCCAGAACCGTCGCGTGTTCTTTATTATTATCACTACGCTAGTTGTAATTGGGATTATCTATACTCTTTACAAACAAGGAAAAAGCAATCCGCGTATGTCCATTGCCTTATCACTCGTATTGGGTGGAGCCATCGGTAACTTTATTGATCGGGTTTCAACGGGACAAGTAGTGGACTTTTTACACGCTGTCATTATCAACTTCCCAATCTTTAATGTAGCCGATATGGCAATTACATTTGGTGTGGCCGTGATGCTGATTGATATTTTTATGGAATCTCGCAAGCCATCACATTCTTCCAGCAAGTAA
- a CDS encoding serine/threonine protein kinase: MKLEQVLLERFLEEVVLDSPSPYDPVQVLYAPHPWEIVGTGNYAGVFCHPDYPDVVVKLYAPGKPGIEEESEVYRRLGESKYYPICYEKGENYLVIKRMRGISLFDCVRYGIPIPENVIKEVDEALDEARAKGLYPQDVHGKNVLMYQGHAYIIDVSDYIHPGEDRKWKDIRSAYYRIYYPYLKDRRIKIPLWTLDLVRKGYRFYRKLKGLTSMKHKERHKKSSI; the protein is encoded by the coding sequence ATGAAATTGGAGCAGGTTCTTTTAGAACGTTTTTTAGAAGAAGTAGTATTGGACTCACCTTCTCCCTATGACCCTGTTCAAGTCCTTTATGCTCCTCATCCCTGGGAGATTGTTGGAACTGGTAATTACGCAGGTGTATTCTGTCATCCTGACTATCCTGACGTTGTTGTTAAACTATATGCACCAGGAAAGCCAGGAATTGAAGAAGAGAGTGAGGTATATCGTCGGCTAGGTGAATCAAAGTATTATCCGATTTGTTATGAGAAGGGGGAAAATTATCTAGTAATCAAGCGTATGAGAGGAATCTCGTTGTTTGATTGTGTACGCTATGGAATCCCTATTCCTGAAAATGTAATAAAAGAAGTAGACGAGGCACTAGATGAAGCGAGAGCGAAGGGATTATACCCTCAAGATGTGCATGGTAAAAATGTTCTGATGTATCAAGGACATGCCTATATCATAGATGTGAGCGACTATATCCATCCGGGGGAAGATCGCAAATGGAAGGATATTAGAAGTGCCTATTATCGTATTTATTACCCTTATCTTAAAGATCGGCGTATCAAAATTCCATTGTGGACGCTTGATCTGGTACGCAAAGGGTATCGCTTTTATCGGAAGCTGAAAGGTTTGACTTCCATGAAACATAAAGAAAGACATAAAAAGAGCTCTATCTAA
- a CDS encoding phosphoglucomutase/phosphomannomutase family protein, which yields MEKQIIFGTDGWRAVMADQFTMENVRTVAKAIACYTEENGWIDRGIIVGYDTRFMGRMFAQEVVRVLTAHSILSFLVSEPTPTPVVAFGVKHFGVSGAVMLTASHNSAEYNGIKYIPEYAGPASPDITQRLEVLIQQIEVSGEQVQTRSIEEAKNGKLYQPIHLKPHYEAHIRRLIRMDVLQRANLTVVVDAMHGAGSGYMSALLQEAGVTVKSIREERDPLFGGGLPEPNEHHLAELSRQVLVENADLGVANDGDADRFGVVDRQGRYLSPNEVLTLLTYHMVKNRNGQGKVIRTVATTHQLDRICEHYGLELIETPVGFKYIGAQMLRGNVLIGGEESGGASILGHIPEKDGILMNLLIAEMCAVEGKSLDEIKADIHGQFGRMYSSRLDIRFKQKEAFLLRFKEKPPHTIAGYAVEAIHTQDGFKLLLEGGHWVLIRPSGTEPLLRIYCEATGSEELERLKEAVRDWFEETN from the coding sequence ATGGAAAAACAGATTATTTTTGGAACAGATGGCTGGAGAGCTGTGATGGCAGATCAGTTTACGATGGAAAATGTACGGACAGTGGCAAAAGCAATTGCCTGTTATACAGAGGAGAATGGATGGATAGATCGGGGAATAATTGTGGGCTATGATACTCGTTTTATGGGACGAATGTTTGCCCAAGAGGTTGTACGTGTGTTGACAGCTCACAGCATTCTTTCTTTTTTGGTAAGTGAGCCGACACCAACCCCTGTCGTTGCCTTTGGGGTAAAGCATTTTGGAGTAAGCGGGGCGGTGATGTTGACAGCTAGTCACAATTCCGCAGAATACAATGGAATCAAATATATTCCCGAATATGCAGGGCCAGCTTCTCCTGATATTACCCAACGTTTAGAGGTATTGATTCAACAGATTGAGGTGAGTGGAGAACAGGTACAGACACGCTCCATCGAGGAGGCTAAAAATGGTAAGCTATATCAACCCATTCACTTGAAGCCTCACTATGAGGCGCACATTCGCAGGCTTATTCGAATGGATGTATTACAGCGAGCAAACCTAACTGTAGTCGTAGACGCCATGCATGGGGCAGGGAGTGGGTATATGAGTGCTCTATTACAGGAGGCTGGAGTTACGGTTAAAAGCATCCGTGAAGAAAGAGATCCGTTATTTGGCGGAGGTCTACCAGAGCCAAATGAACATCATTTAGCAGAATTGTCTCGTCAAGTGTTGGTCGAGAATGCGGATTTGGGTGTAGCCAACGATGGAGATGCAGATCGGTTTGGAGTCGTGGATCGACAGGGGAGGTATCTATCTCCAAATGAAGTGCTTACGCTACTGACTTATCATATGGTTAAAAACCGAAATGGTCAGGGTAAAGTCATTCGGACGGTAGCAACCACTCATCAACTAGATCGCATTTGTGAACATTATGGATTGGAATTAATCGAGACACCTGTTGGGTTTAAATATATTGGGGCACAAATGCTCAGAGGCAATGTGCTTATTGGCGGTGAGGAGAGCGGAGGAGCGAGTATTCTGGGGCATATTCCTGAGAAGGATGGAATCTTAATGAATTTATTAATTGCGGAAATGTGTGCAGTCGAGGGGAAGAGCTTAGACGAGATTAAAGCGGATATCCACGGCCAATTTGGACGTATGTATAGTAGTAGGCTAGACATTCGCTTTAAACAAAAGGAAGCTTTTTTACTTCGTTTTAAAGAGAAGCCTCCACACACGATCGCCGGGTATGCGGTCGAAGCTATTCATACACAGGATGGGTTTAAGCTCTTACTAGAAGGTGGACACTGGGTATTAATACGCCCATCTGGCACGGAGCCATTATTACGGATTTATTGTGAGGCAACGGGGTCAGAAGAGTTAGAACGGCTGAAAGAGGCTGTGAGGGATTGGTTTGAGGAAACTAATTAA
- a CDS encoding DUF4912 domain-containing protein, whose translation MITRILQMRAQSLSLQEIATRCEMTIGQVRYQLHKFGLKSQANKESSNGVAEESFVNLFMGKVVSPPFYPAVYPLETDRGESYTTQAKDFLAEQAQGRAADDEKRVPIIAVIPTAPDTVYIHWYISKYRLHMIAGYLNEDWANITQGIRLYEVEESMSSSREVGYKDVYMKEEAESCYVEHLQTGKQYVAEFGLYASGQFCPIMRSEGVTLTAYRYAAW comes from the coding sequence ATGATTACAAGAATCCTACAAATGCGAGCGCAGTCCCTATCACTACAAGAGATCGCTACAAGGTGCGAGATGACCATTGGCCAAGTGAGATACCAACTTCACAAATTTGGACTGAAGTCGCAGGCTAACAAAGAGAGCAGCAACGGCGTAGCAGAGGAGTCCTTCGTTAATTTGTTCATGGGAAAGGTTGTAAGCCCACCTTTTTATCCTGCTGTCTATCCATTGGAAACGGACAGAGGGGAGAGCTATACAACTCAGGCGAAAGATTTTTTAGCAGAACAAGCGCAGGGGAGAGCTGCCGATGATGAAAAACGAGTCCCTATCATAGCTGTTATCCCAACGGCACCTGATACTGTGTATATCCATTGGTATATTTCTAAATATCGCCTGCATATGATTGCAGGGTACCTAAATGAAGATTGGGCGAATATTACACAAGGAATTCGTCTTTATGAAGTGGAGGAAAGCATGTCATCTAGTAGGGAAGTGGGGTATAAAGACGTGTACATGAAAGAAGAAGCAGAATCTTGCTATGTTGAACATTTGCAAACCGGCAAACAGTATGTAGCAGAATTTGGGCTTTATGCTTCTGGCCAATTTTGTCCGATCATGCGGTCTGAAGGCGTGACATTGACAGCTTACCGGTACGCTGCATGGTAA
- a CDS encoding amino acid permease encodes MIALGGSIGTGLFLASGGAISQAGPGGAILAYLAIGIMVYFLMTSLGEMAAFMPESGSFSTYATKFVDPALGFALGWNYWYNWAITIAAELSAATLLMKFWFPDSSSMLWSGLFLALMFGLNYLSVKGYGESEFWFSMIKVATVIIFLIVGILMIFGIMGGEAVGFKNFTVGDAPFHGGFMAALGVFMIAGFSFQGTELIGVAAGESDDPRKNIPKAIKQVFWRILLFYILAILVIGLLVPYTSPNLVGGDIDTIAISPFTMVFEKAGLAFAASVMNAVILSAVLSAGNSGMYASTRMLWAMAKDGKAPKFFMKLNRRGIPIYCLLMTASVGMVAFFASLFGDGVVYTWLLNASGMSGFIAWLGIAISHYRFRRAFVAQGHSLSELPFKARWFPFGPLFAFILCMVVILGQNYEAFIGDQIDWNAMLVSYIGIPIFLALWLGYKWTKKTKIVKLKECDFSSAHVRD; translated from the coding sequence ATGATCGCTCTTGGCGGTTCTATCGGTACAGGGCTATTCCTTGCAAGTGGTGGAGCCATTTCCCAAGCAGGTCCTGGTGGCGCGATTTTAGCATATTTGGCTATTGGTATTATGGTGTATTTCTTAATGACTAGTTTGGGTGAGATGGCGGCTTTTATGCCAGAGTCAGGCTCTTTTAGTACCTACGCAACCAAGTTTGTAGATCCTGCTCTTGGCTTTGCGTTAGGTTGGAACTATTGGTATAACTGGGCCATTACGATTGCAGCCGAATTATCTGCGGCGACGCTTTTAATGAAATTTTGGTTCCCGGATAGTTCGTCAATGTTGTGGAGCGGTTTATTTTTAGCCTTGATGTTTGGTTTAAACTATCTATCTGTAAAAGGTTACGGGGAGTCTGAGTTCTGGTTCTCTATGATTAAAGTAGCAACGGTTATTATTTTTCTAATAGTTGGTATCTTAATGATTTTTGGTATTATGGGTGGAGAGGCTGTTGGCTTTAAGAACTTTACCGTTGGTGATGCACCATTCCACGGAGGCTTTATGGCAGCCCTTGGGGTGTTTATGATTGCCGGCTTTAGTTTCCAGGGCACGGAATTAATCGGGGTAGCAGCAGGAGAGAGCGATGATCCACGTAAAAACATCCCGAAAGCTATCAAGCAAGTATTCTGGCGTATTCTGTTGTTCTATATTTTGGCGATCTTGGTTATTGGTTTGTTAGTTCCGTACACCAGTCCGAATTTGGTGGGTGGCGATATAGATACGATTGCAATTAGTCCGTTTACGATGGTATTTGAAAAAGCAGGTTTGGCTTTTGCCGCTTCTGTGATGAACGCTGTTATTTTATCCGCTGTACTGTCTGCGGGTAATTCCGGTATGTATGCTTCTACACGTATGCTGTGGGCGATGGCGAAGGATGGGAAAGCACCTAAATTTTTTATGAAACTAAACCGTCGCGGTATTCCGATCTACTGCCTATTGATGACAGCATCAGTTGGTATGGTTGCTTTCTTCGCTTCTCTTTTCGGTGATGGAGTTGTATATACATGGTTACTTAACGCTTCTGGTATGTCTGGTTTTATTGCCTGGTTGGGTATTGCCATTAGCCATTATCGCTTTCGTCGGGCGTTTGTGGCGCAAGGGCATAGTTTAAGTGAATTGCCGTTTAAAGCAAGATGGTTCCCATTCGGTCCGCTGTTTGCTTTTATACTATGTATGGTTGTTATTTTGGGACAGAATTACGAGGCATTTATTGGAGATCAAATTGATTGGAACGCCATGCTGGTATCCTATATCGGTATTCCAATCTTCCTTGCCTTATGGTTGGGATACAAATGGACCAAGAAAACAAAGATTGTAAAATTAAAAGAATGTGATTTTAGCAGTGCGCATGTAAGAGACTAG
- a CDS encoding DUF418 domain-containing protein, which produces MNQARPISVNDRITSIDTVRGIAILGIFLVNFPAMLGIQPLDTRGYTQGMDAVFRFGYDLFIQTKFYSLFAFLFGLGFYLFMSRAEAKGYAMRTLFSRRLTVLFLLGCLHFLLLWYGDILHMYALVGLLLLFFYRQKASALFVWSIFLMALFMLFIWFAFSGDVDLGQTVLLEAPWFNGLEDYTQKVSQRYEMLSGIQILNVIIYIPELLGLFLLGLCAGKINFFQRVHEWKRGLRITQIVSLVVTILLFIPMFRYYFSHDVYVSEEIQKYIQLTGKTLFVFYLVSIVLLLENKRFREKMQGFTYVGRMALTNYLLQTLITVILFSLFIPNTAGIPLWIGFIYCITIYLLQVMFSKWWLSQYAFGPMEWLWRCATYMQKQPLRLKEQSHGRS; this is translated from the coding sequence ATGAATCAAGCAAGACCGATTTCCGTTAACGATCGAATAACATCGATCGATACAGTTAGAGGCATTGCTATCTTGGGTATATTTCTGGTGAACTTCCCAGCTATGCTAGGAATTCAACCTCTAGACACAAGGGGATATACCCAAGGCATGGATGCAGTGTTTCGGTTTGGCTATGACTTATTTATCCAGACAAAATTCTACTCTTTGTTTGCCTTTTTGTTTGGATTGGGGTTTTATCTATTTATGAGTAGAGCAGAAGCGAAGGGATACGCGATGAGAACCCTGTTTTCCAGGCGTCTAACTGTGCTGTTCCTTCTGGGATGCTTACATTTTCTTCTGTTGTGGTATGGTGATATTTTACATATGTATGCATTAGTGGGACTTTTACTGTTATTTTTTTATCGTCAAAAGGCATCAGCATTGTTTGTTTGGAGTATTTTTTTAATGGCTCTGTTTATGTTATTTATCTGGTTTGCTTTTTCCGGTGATGTTGATTTAGGTCAAACCGTTTTATTGGAAGCTCCTTGGTTTAATGGACTAGAAGACTATACACAAAAAGTAAGTCAACGCTATGAAATGTTGAGTGGAATCCAGATACTCAATGTAATCATCTATATTCCTGAATTACTAGGACTTTTTTTGCTGGGATTGTGTGCAGGAAAGATCAACTTTTTTCAACGTGTCCATGAATGGAAACGTGGATTGCGCATCACTCAGATCGTGAGTCTAGTAGTAACGATTCTGTTATTTATTCCGATGTTCCGTTATTATTTCAGCCATGATGTCTATGTGTCTGAAGAAATTCAAAAGTACATTCAATTGACAGGAAAAACGCTGTTTGTCTTTTATCTCGTTTCTATCGTTCTGTTGCTGGAAAACAAACGTTTTCGAGAAAAAATGCAAGGTTTTACATATGTGGGACGAATGGCATTAACCAATTATTTATTGCAGACATTGATAACAGTCATATTGTTTTCCCTGTTTATTCCCAATACGGCAGGTATTCCACTGTGGATTGGATTTATATATTGTATTACGATCTATCTATTACAGGTGATGTTTAGTAAGTGGTGGTTATCTCAGTACGCTTTTGGACCAATGGAATGGCTGTGGAGATGCGCAACTTATATGCAAAAGCAGCCTTTACGGCTGAAAGAACAAAGTCATGGTAGATCATAG
- a CDS encoding DNA topoisomerase III, translating to MKVIIAEKPDQASKLSGPFTHKKQQGYIEIAPHRLFPKGALVTWAVGHICELVPPEEYNPTWKKWSIQTLPMIPERFRYQVMRSKAKQFTIIKQLLKRTDVTEIIHAGDAGREGELIIRTAIELAGVKKPMKRLWISSLTDRAIVEGFEQLLDETHTRNLYYEAYSRSCADWLIGMNASRIYTILFKQKGVSDVFSAGRVQTPTLALVVKREKEIANFKSEPFWEVMASFNIEGKKYEGIWQKNGESRLFDEQMAIRIAQFCEKKPVSVQEVKKERKEFLPPFLFNLSSLQATANKIFKFSPKKTLDVAQQLYLKGFLSYPRSDSSFVTPGEAKSFPEILSKLSKKKEFQSFFPTPIQSVANNKRYVNEKKVTDHYAIIPTEQVPQLSKLSADERHIYDLVARRLIAAHYEPAIFDYTTITTLVDGRATFISKGKCQVQAGWRTVLFQGQEEDDKDKDEEKLLPPVEKDEIGKVSRVKVKAGKTQPPKRYTEGQLITLMKTAGKHLENSEWEKVLSKTEGLGTEATRAGIITMLKDRKYIEVKKNQVFALEKGSLLIDAIGDKILASPEMTARWEQRLAEIGQGQASAQEFMEQVKKLAHKIVQDATEQSTTWDFTGMDIEAMPKQASKFTVGKKVAICAGCKGSIVDKGNFYGCDQYNKTGCKITLPKKLLGKSLSATNVKKLMEEGKTGLMKGFKKGDKTFDAYLKWDLEKAQFQFEFEAKTASSDAKEYKKAGSRAPKGKRITEALYSTE from the coding sequence ATGAAAGTCATTATCGCTGAAAAACCTGATCAGGCATCAAAGCTCTCGGGCCCATTTACACATAAAAAACAACAAGGATATATTGAAATCGCTCCCCATCGCTTATTTCCAAAAGGAGCATTGGTGACTTGGGCTGTAGGTCATATTTGCGAATTAGTTCCACCCGAAGAATACAATCCTACGTGGAAAAAATGGAGCATACAGACACTTCCTATGATACCGGAACGATTTCGCTATCAGGTAATGAGATCAAAGGCCAAGCAATTTACGATTATTAAACAATTGCTAAAACGGACAGATGTCACAGAAATTATCCATGCGGGGGACGCAGGGCGTGAGGGTGAACTCATTATCCGTACGGCTATAGAGCTTGCTGGTGTAAAAAAACCAATGAAAAGACTATGGATTTCTTCCTTAACGGACCGTGCAATTGTGGAAGGCTTTGAGCAATTATTAGATGAAACACACACGCGTAATCTATATTATGAAGCGTACAGTCGCTCCTGTGCAGACTGGCTAATTGGTATGAATGCTTCTCGGATTTATACGATCCTCTTTAAGCAAAAGGGTGTTTCGGATGTGTTTTCTGCAGGACGTGTACAAACACCTACTCTAGCGCTCGTTGTCAAAAGAGAGAAAGAAATTGCCAATTTCAAATCCGAGCCATTTTGGGAAGTGATGGCTTCCTTTAACATAGAAGGAAAGAAATATGAAGGTATTTGGCAAAAGAACGGAGAGTCACGCCTATTTGATGAGCAAATGGCTATTCGCATAGCTCAATTCTGTGAGAAAAAGCCTGTTAGTGTACAGGAGGTCAAGAAAGAACGCAAGGAATTTTTACCACCTTTCCTATTTAATCTTTCCTCCTTACAGGCAACCGCTAATAAGATTTTTAAGTTTTCGCCTAAAAAGACGTTGGATGTAGCCCAGCAATTATATTTGAAGGGATTTTTGTCCTATCCGCGTTCCGACTCCAGCTTTGTTACACCGGGAGAAGCCAAGAGTTTTCCAGAAATTTTGTCCAAGCTCTCTAAAAAGAAGGAGTTTCAATCATTCTTTCCTACACCAATCCAATCAGTAGCGAATAACAAACGCTATGTGAATGAGAAGAAAGTGACGGACCACTACGCCATTATTCCTACGGAGCAAGTGCCCCAGTTGTCCAAGCTCTCTGCTGACGAACGCCATATCTATGATTTAGTGGCACGTCGTCTGATTGCTGCCCATTATGAGCCGGCGATTTTTGACTATACCACCATTACCACTTTAGTGGATGGGCGAGCAACATTTATAAGTAAAGGGAAATGCCAAGTACAAGCAGGCTGGCGAACGGTTTTATTTCAAGGTCAAGAAGAGGACGATAAGGATAAAGACGAAGAAAAACTCCTACCACCTGTTGAAAAGGATGAAATAGGGAAGGTAAGTCGTGTAAAAGTTAAAGCGGGAAAAACACAACCGCCTAAACGCTATACAGAGGGCCAGTTAATTACGCTAATGAAGACCGCAGGTAAGCATTTAGAGAATAGTGAGTGGGAAAAAGTCTTGTCTAAAACGGAGGGACTAGGTACCGAAGCTACACGAGCTGGTATTATTACAATGTTAAAAGATCGAAAGTATATCGAGGTGAAGAAAAACCAAGTATTTGCCTTAGAGAAGGGAAGCCTTTTAATTGATGCCATTGGAGATAAGATTCTCGCCTCTCCAGAGATGACGGCTCGCTGGGAACAACGGTTAGCAGAAATTGGACAGGGACAGGCTTCTGCGCAGGAGTTTATGGAGCAAGTCAAAAAACTTGCTCATAAGATTGTTCAGGATGCTACAGAGCAATCTACTACATGGGATTTTACTGGCATGGATATTGAGGCAATGCCTAAGCAAGCATCCAAGTTTACTGTAGGTAAAAAGGTAGCGATATGTGCTGGCTGTAAAGGCTCTATTGTAGATAAAGGAAATTTCTATGGGTGCGATCAGTATAACAAAACTGGTTGTAAAATTACTCTGCCGAAAAAATTACTTGGTAAATCATTGTCTGCCACCAATGTAAAAAAACTGATGGAAGAAGGAAAAACCGGATTAATGAAAGGCTTTAAAAAAGGTGACAAGACATTTGATGCCTATTTGAAATGGGATTTGGAGAAAGCACAATTTCAGTTTGAATTTGAAGCAAAAACAGCTTCTTCGGATGCAAAGGAGTATAAAAAGGCAGGCTCAAGAGCACCGAAAGGGAAAAGGATTACAGAAGCGCTATATTCTACTGAGTAG
- a CDS encoding NAD(P)/FAD-dependent oxidoreductase, which produces MKRVQVLIAGAGMAGISTAIWCKRLGLSCLVIEKSDTLGGQIHYIHNRIWDLPPKLYANGEELLTDLRESVQVLQIPIHYQESLRSIDYQTKIIHTDQTSYQADYIVVATGVSPVHLPQLADVPTHVLGPEFSTSSEAHLLDQKDILVIGGGDRALESVCNLSAYARHIWLAVRNHQFRGRQEWVQKATSLPNVTIWMETEVKATQSEGYRCSVHLQTNQKETRRLQVDWILPRIGIAANSMPVVELVDKMGGFLTVDEHLRTSHEWVYAIGDITNGSDYASLSLAIGQAMKTAKHIALHAKEA; this is translated from the coding sequence ATGAAACGTGTTCAAGTGCTGATCGCAGGCGCTGGGATGGCAGGTATTTCCACTGCGATTTGGTGCAAACGGCTTGGGCTTTCTTGCCTCGTAATAGAAAAAAGCGATACGCTTGGTGGCCAAATTCACTATATTCATAATCGCATCTGGGACCTTCCCCCCAAACTATATGCAAATGGAGAGGAATTGCTGACCGACTTGCGTGAAAGTGTGCAGGTGTTACAAATACCAATTCACTACCAAGAAAGCCTGCGTAGCATTGATTATCAAACAAAAATTATACATACAGATCAAACCTCGTATCAAGCGGATTATATAGTCGTTGCCACAGGAGTGAGTCCTGTTCATTTGCCGCAGCTTGCAGATGTCCCTACCCATGTGTTAGGACCAGAGTTTTCTACATCCTCGGAGGCTCATTTATTAGATCAAAAGGATATTCTGGTTATTGGCGGTGGCGATCGTGCATTAGAAAGTGTTTGTAATCTGTCAGCTTACGCGCGTCATATTTGGCTTGCCGTCCGTAATCATCAGTTTCGTGGCAGACAGGAATGGGTGCAAAAAGCCACTTCATTACCTAACGTGACCATTTGGATGGAAACGGAAGTAAAAGCAACGCAATCGGAAGGCTATAGATGCTCTGTTCACTTACAAACGAATCAGAAAGAGACACGTCGCTTGCAAGTGGACTGGATTTTACCTCGTATTGGTATCGCTGCTAACAGTATGCCAGTGGTCGAATTAGTGGATAAAATGGGCGGATTTTTAACAGTTGATGAGCATTTGCGTACTTCTCATGAATGGGTATACGCCATTGGAGACATTACAAATGGAAGTGATTATGCTAGTCTTTCACTTGCCATCGGTCAGGCTATGAAAACCGCAAAACACATTGCTTTACATGCCAAGGAGGCCTAA
- a CDS encoding NUDIX domain-containing protein, with amino-acid sequence MDNFYDTTGVPMTLSFDPAEFREEQAKHVLVFPFYQGKLLFTIHTKRGYELPGGKVEPGESSIAAAIRETYEETGYHLSSIIKIGQYTVGDSIVKDIYVAEAERQVATIIEGSVGGAFLANELPTAEELRSDGRYSAFLKDEVYPLTIARLRDLGYIAKI; translated from the coding sequence ATGGACAATTTTTACGATACGACAGGCGTACCCATGACGTTAAGCTTTGATCCAGCGGAATTTCGGGAGGAACAGGCTAAGCACGTCCTCGTTTTTCCTTTTTATCAAGGCAAGCTTTTATTCACCATCCATACTAAACGAGGGTATGAGCTTCCTGGAGGGAAAGTAGAACCTGGTGAATCAAGCATTGCTGCGGCCATTAGAGAGACATATGAAGAGACAGGCTATCACTTATCCTCCATCATTAAAATCGGTCAGTATACGGTCGGAGATTCGATTGTCAAAGATATTTATGTAGCGGAAGCGGAACGACAGGTCGCTACTATTATAGAAGGATCGGTTGGTGGGGCATTTCTCGCTAATGAACTTCCAACTGCCGAGGAGTTGCGCTCAGATGGACGGTATAGTGCTTTTTTAAAAGATGAGGTCTATCCACTGACCATCGCTCGATTACGCGACTTAGGCTACATCGCAAAAATCTGA
- a CDS encoding putative holin-like toxin, whose translation MEVYQALSLMFMFGMFLLALLTYLKKK comes from the coding sequence ATGGAGGTTTATCAAGCGCTGTCCCTGATGTTCATGTTTGGGATGTTCTTGTTAGCTTTGTTAACCTACCTGAAAAAGAAATGA